CCAGAGTTTTGAgtttgtctcagtctctagtttcaggTCTTGATGAAGTTCATTTTGTCAATGATCGtcccatttagagtcaaatagacgAATGTATGTGCAGTGTCCTCGAGGTCCccgtcaggctccaccccctgctcctccaaatatggtcacTTCTGGCTTTACAATACCAAGATGGCCGTCGGGCAAAATGCCAAACTGGAGACTTCTCTATTCCGGGTTGTGAGAATATTTAGGCTTTTCCAAAAATGTCACAGTTTTTTAGGGCTCACAAAAATATGTGAATAATGAAAAAGCCGTTTCCTGTTTGACGTGGTGTTAACTTGTGTTACGCTTACTGAAGCGTTGTTAGCATTTTGGGTGTTTTCATGTCAGACATATTCTTGAACAGCGCCATCTGCTTCTActgtctccaccccccccccccccgccctcctcccCACTGTTCGGATATTTAACGCTCAGCCAGTTTTTTCCTCCGAGACAACTTAGCCGACACATCCGTGATGAGAGGGAGAATTAGCAGCCAATTACAGTCAGACTCCTCTTTGGATCGGGAGCTTGAAGGTTACACAGCACAACAAAGTTTAATGCATTGTTTAACTGTGTAAGATAATTACTCCTGTCTCGTCTTCTTCACCTTCCCCTCCTCCTGTCGACCCAGGCTGTTTCCCTTGTTGTTGCTCGTGTCAGTTTCAAACACCCCCCGTTTCCCTGAAGTTTATATAAAGCAACAAgtgagtcaacaaaacacttcCTTTCTATAAATGAAGGTTTTTCCGAGAGTTTGGGTTTCTCTCACATCAGGGAAACCTTTGCTCTGAGCTGCAAACGATCTCATGGCAACTACTGAAAGAAGTGAGGGGAGCAGGAAGAAGGAGTTTGATTCACTCGCTGAAAGAACTAAAGAGCCATTGTTGGTTATTTCCAGATCGGCGTCTCTGCATCAGTGAAGTCAGGTGAGCTCACGGGTCTCTGGGAGATTGTTGAAGCAAATGGATTTATTACTTTTCAACATAATCGTCGAGGGTGAAATTGGGTTGAAGATATTTGACTTAAAACCCCAAATATAACAATTTCAGAGGATCATCCCGGTCACATCAATCAAGAACAATGAACATCTGTAAACGTTTGGTGCTGATTCATATTGTGCATGCAGTTTTTTAGATATTTAACAAAAAGCCTAATGGGTTAATATCAAAGAATTTCAGGATCCCTCAGTTTATCCAGATCAGATCCACAGATGATGCTCCACCTCTCCACATAACAGTAATAAATTctatagtttttgtgtaatcgaACAAACggaaacacaaaatataaacataacctcctcgagCGTGATAGGAAGCAGCAGATTGACCcactgactgtctgtctctcctcaggTCGTGGGACGACTTCCATGACTGTGCCAACATGGCGATGGCCGGCTGTCCAGAGGAGGCGGCGGCCGTCTGGGAGTCTCTCCGCCAGGAATCCAAAAAGATGCAGTTCTCCGGAAACCTCTACGACATGTGCTCCGACCGGAACAGCTACGCGGTCTCCTCGGCCTCCTCCCGCGGCTCCTCCCACCAGGAGGAGATCAACCAGGAGTCTCTACGAGCAGGAGGCGAGCAGCTGGCAGAGcgccgccacctcctcctcgtgctgctcgctcctctgctgctcttgttGTTTTGGATTTAACCATCTCAAAGAAGTGGGACTGATGTGAATAGATGTAAactttgtgtaattttttctctccctccacgaGTCCACAGACTTTCCAcggtttcctcctctgctctgccagaGGGTGAATCCATCTAACTGCATGTTCAGAGGCCTGACAGTCCTTTTGATAACGTATCTTTAAACTGCCTGTGCTGTTTTCATGCATATTCTCTGCCTTTAAATTAGTCTGTCTGTTTGAAGTTCACACAAAATTCACACAGAGCCACACAGCCACTGTACAAACAGACCCGCAAAACACATGCATAGTTAAACAGATGCAAACAGCAGCCTCGTGTCCtctgtcctcgtctcctcggcCCCCTCATCCACTCGGTAGGAGCTTGTACCCGACGGCTCCTAGAGGGGAAAGTCACAGATTTAATCACATTTGACTTCATGAACATGGAAACTAAAGCGTCAAGAGATCAGATCCCAAGACCAGCCCCAGTGAAAACATCTATTTCTATCTCAAACTCTTTGATAAACGGTAAAATCTAACCTACCTGCCTTGTTGATCATTGTAGTTTGACTCGGTGGAAGCTGAGTCTCCTATTAATTAACTCTTTCCTTTCATCTTTCCTTTCATCTTTCCTTCATTTTCCTCTCCGGTCTCCGAGAGCCGCGTCCGTCAAAGCTCCCGTTTCCCCCCCgaaaaatctattcaacaaAATGTCAGGTTAATGCACTTCTGCTATGAGCTAGTTTCTCCAGATTGAAAATTTTCCATCGCATTAAGATTTATTTCATCTGTTCATTCGCTGTTAAAGTCTCATCATCTCTCTGCATTCAGCCGATGTCTTGCTTTAACATTTAGTTTCTTCACTGGATTTTTACGCCACAAATCTGTTTCCATTGCAAAGTGTCGGGTTTGGAATCGGAGGCCGATTCTccggaggctgcatttgaaggtcgattgtgtgacatgtgaacatAATGTATGATATCTAAGCTAATGCACACAGAGACCCCGAATTTGGCTTtggaatttaaatgttattttttgaaTTAGTCGATTTTCTTTTAGCTGTTTTTCTGAAAAACCCAAATCATGGGAACATCAACAACAGCTCCTGCAGTTTGGTTTCGTACTGAACAAAAGAGGCGTTTCACCGCAGGAGTAAAGTTGAGATGTGACTTGTAGTAGGagtattttttatcatttaaagtACAACAATGAGCTCTGTGTGAACTGAGGAGGATTTATTATTTGCTTGGAGAAGAGAGCAGCGAGCAGCCGCTGCAGCAACATGAGTTCTGGGCTGACGTTGAAGGGGAGTCTGTTTTTATCCGGTGCTTGCCCAGGTATGAAATCCTCCGGGGCTGCTCCTGGGCATCCTGCACGGTAGCCACACAATATGGAACCGATATGTAGTCCAGGCCGAATCACAGTCCCCACGCACACGCCAAGTGTATTTCATGCTCCATGAGTCTCAGTTTGGCCCCAAAGCCACGTCGCTCCGCTTGTTATTCTCCGTGGCTGCAGGTAACAGTTGTTTCTCTCTGGCCCCGGATCAGAACTCTCTCagatcagagagacagagacggagggagatgagtgcagctggaaaacaaacagacgACTGGATCCacctgtcgagccgtgtgctctgCACCGGGGGCTGCAGGCTGAAGCTTTTCTTacttcacagaaagaaaaaaaaaaaatcaaacccgGGGCCGACTTTAAAGACTCACACTTTGCTGTGAAGACGCACAAAACAAAATCCTCAAAGGCTGCACCAGGGCGCTGACTGTAGGAgggatggaaataaaacaacattgatTAGACTTGAGATTCAAGGAGTCATGTTTCAcctgtagagctgcaggagctgaaatAAGTGATgaggaacaggaagtagatttcAGGACAGTTGTACacattatttctctttttttatttgggaCGTTAATGTCAATAACTTTTCTTTATGACATTTATATCGACTTTTAAAGCAAAACTTTTTACCTGAAAACAGGAACTTCattaaaatgagtttgatggTTGAATGACTGGGAGAaagtttttcctctttcattcccagTCCTCAAAATGGTCCTCTGATGTCATTGTATTCCACATGTCTGCTCGACTCACACACCTGTAGGAATTATTCTCTCAAATTCAGAGACTTGCATGAACGTTCCAAAAATAAATGGCGACTCCgccctgaagctgcagcagaataaagaaagaaaactttgTGAGTGAAATATATCTGATGGTTTAATGGTCCCGGGCAGAAATGAAGAGTTTtcaaaatgagaagaaaaagcTTCAGTCAGCCGCAgcagtttatttatattattatttacatgaGGGGCGTCTCCCAGGACGGTTTAAAGAGCCTGCTGTAGTGTTGAACTTTAATTAAACCGGCAGAATTAGCTATTAGAGGCCTCAGCTGCTGAATCACCGAGAAACAGCCATTTGAAAACCATCTCGGTGGAGCTGGGATAATGGTTCCTCACTGGAGGCTTCATCTGCGCACGTCACACGTTTGAGTCTGCGGAGACGAATCAgcctggatgtgtttgtgtgtcgagaCGCCACCACCGTGTTTTATAGGAATATAACTCACTCAGATTAGATCTTAAAGTCTGCTTTGTGCAGAGGTGATGCCTTCATTGAGGTCGGGGAAAACCCCCCACAGAAGAACTCGTGAAATTGCGGTTATGAGAAGATATGCTTTATGTAAGCTAGGTGGACAAATCTGATTTCACAGTTGGTTTTCAATAACGCGGCAGTGGAAATGCAGCGTTAttgaccagagcagagcggggAATTATTTTCCAGAGACTGAACATCTCTTCGCCTCCAGCAACAACTTTGTGCTCTGACAAATTGGTTAAATTGGACCGAAAGGactgcaggagaaagagaacCAGTCTGAGGCCCCAGTACGTCATTGTCACATTAATGGTGCAGAACATTTGGTCTTATTACCGTGAAGAAATAACACTGCCATGACTTATATTAGATACTTACTGCACAAGCCTTTGGTTGTGTTACATGCTAACGAAATTCTCCCCCTTCCAAATGactctttttcccttttctctggGGAAGAGGATTTTTTAATAAATCTTCACAGATTCAGCTCATGGAGAGAAAACAGGCTCAAAGGGATCGAGAGGTGATGTAATCGCCCAGATGTCCCGGTTTTCCAGCAGCACTTGAACGCAGCACGCATTTGTGAATCTCTGAGGAAAAAGAGTCTCAAAGTTCCCACGCACCTGCAAACGCATCCGTGCACGTTTAACAATCTGCCCATAGACTGTGATATGAGATGAGttctaaagatggacgacacgtctcctccTCCCATTATCTAGACATGAAGCCAGAATATCCTGGATGCTGGAGCTGCCATCTCGCCACTGGACCAATCGTgtctgtcagctgtcaatcagagcTTTCCCCCCCGTAATGtagagcatcaaataactaatcaaaaccaaacttatcagaaaccaAAACAGGGGAAAAGAACCATCTTAAACTAGatgaaccatctttgagaacaaACGATCTAATGTGTAATCTGACTTTGTTCCTTGTCCCTAACAATAACGTGGAGAAGGCAGGGTTTTTGACCTccactgtagccagccaccagggggcgatcaagacttCAATTTTTGTTTATTAGTGTATCCAACCACAACAATCAttcagctgctctgtgctcGAATCCtggtctgttttttctttcaataaTCACAAAACTCTCCAACTGAGCTTTAGAAAGTTTGAGTAAACACGTGTTTACGTTGTTGGAGCACAGCCAATAGCAGCGAGAGGTTTTGACCTGAGGTTAAAGTGGAGCTGCGAGGATCAGAGCTCCAGAGAAGAACAACGAGCCGTCACCTGAGAGCCGCGTTCACTCGCCTCCAGCAAGAGGCTGCGAGCACACGCTTGTTTTTAGACTCAAAGATCAACTCCCCGTTTTAATTTCTCATGAGACGAACAAGAAATTACTAGAGACTGAAAACTCAGGAAAACAAAGTACAAGTACAAGATAAGTGCAGCTCTGACCTACAGTATATACATCACGGATAATGCAGTTTGGGAAGATTGAGGAGGGTGATTATAGGAAATTATTCCACTTGCTCCCTTTTAATCTCACATTTATTACCTTTTTAGAGAGAGAATATTAGTATTCAAATGAATCTGAATTCCTCCTTGcttcattaaacacacacacacacacacaaacacacacacacacacgttcactgCTTAATAAACGGAAACTTACCGAGCGTCTTGAAAATCACTGTTTTACGACAGGAAACACGCAGATTGACTGAGAGTCGTTGCATCACTGTGTATAGTGTGAATAACTACAGCTCTATGAATATCACTGTACATTGAAGTATTTCACGTGTATATACACAAGGTCATATATATACCCTGCAAGTGCTACTTTTAAAGCTTTAACATTTTACATTAGTTGTGCTTCACACTTCCTCCACATTAATCCTGTCCCCCATTGCTTCACTGTGTGAGTTGAGAGCGACGTGATTGGTTGTTTCTGTCCCTGAACCGGTTCCTGTTGTTGTCTATAAGTTTAATTTATGTGATAATGATAATGTGATCAAACACGTAACTTCTCcagaagaggaacaggaggacgACCGGCACAACTAGGTGGATTTTAGACCCAACTTCCCGATTAGAGGTTGAAACCGATCATCTGCCCAAATCCTCCTGTGTGTGAggggttttaaaaaataaataaataaataatcttacTGTTAGCGATCGTGAAGGAGCCTCCCCagtgaaaaacatttgataatTACGATTATCGACTTCAACAGAAAACTGTGCGTGTGTCACATGACTCACACGTTTGCgttgcactgacacacacagcaccacgGGGGCTCGGGGGAATGTGGACAGGCCGAGCAGAACAAATGACGAGTCCAACCGTTTTCTCACCTTCAATCAAATGCACAAAGAActgtaaaaaaggaaaaaggagatAAATAGAAATTCTATGGAGATATTTAACTAGTTGTgattgagtgagtgagagagagagcgagaaaagAGATGAATTTAtccacacgacacacacacttcattgtTTCAGATAACATCCAGTGTTGAGATGTATTTCCTGTGTACATGTGTGATTTATGTGACATTTGTATTAATAAACCGATGTGAAACACGGAGAGTGGACGGAGATCCAGAAGTCCTGAATCGTGGACGAAGGACGGACTCTCCCAATGTGGAAACTCCACCGTGCAGATTCAGATCATGTGCTTCTGTGTGGACAGTAAAGTCTGTTCTGATGTTTTTCTGCTCTCAAAGAAGACCTGAAGGTTTCACGAGTTTGTCCTTGGAGGTCTACTTATTGTATGTGTCTCACCTtcattcctccttcctcccttttctttcttcGACCTGCGTGTCCcatctctctgcttctccttcagGAGTCTGAAGTCTCATGCTTATATCCATCCATACGTAGTGGGTTTTGCTAACTTTATAGAAAATCATTAAATTGgtgctgactgactgactgactaattGCGTGTGTTGGTATTGCTctgtaatatttaaattaatctCCGTGggcagtgtgtgggggggggtgggggggggtgaaaaCAAGGTGCACTGCGacgaaagaggaaaaaaaaaatatcccacATAAAGTGTTGCAAGGAGAATAAAAATGTCAGATTCTGTTCTTTGCTGATGGAGGTTGAAGCTCGGTAAAGGTTGCAGCTGAAGTGCTTCACGAGCTCTGTTTGGAATGTGACATCACTTTGAGACGAGTCCATGACATCGAGAGCTGCTCAGCGTGAACACAGGGCCGAGTGAGCAAGTTCACCGATGAGCaaactgaacaaaaaaaaaagtcaacacTCCAGAGCAAGGACGAGTTCGTAAGCACACAACCGATTTCAGCGGAGTGAATTAAATACATGTTCAAGGCAGCAAGaggaatatttttgtgttttttcagttctGCAGAGTCGACATGAGTTCACGACTGTCGAAGTTTTGAAATCCTTCAGCAGATTTTACAGTTTATGTTTCTTGTATCTGAGAATTCTGGGTGAAAAAATAGGGAAATTCTATCAATTTAACACATATTGCTTCAGTGCTTCTCTCATCTGGTGATTTGAATAAAGTTTTGTTCAGAAAGTTAAAAAGTAAACACTTACCCTGCTGAAACTCCTCTTC
Above is a genomic segment from Pleuronectes platessa chromosome 7, fPlePla1.1, whole genome shotgun sequence containing:
- the nrn1la gene encoding neuritin 1-like a, whose protein sequence is MLLLSLRKQVFNLLSLPRSLCFLVGICLCVLLSPCPVTAASARRCHSIYKGFAQCLMSLGDSLTDSARKDEDTHEIHSICRSWDDFHDCANMAMAGCPEEAAAVWESLRQESKKMQFSGNLYDMCSDRNSYAVSSASSRGSSHQEEINQESLRAGGEQLAERRHLLLVLLAPLLLLLFWI